One region of Mangifera indica cultivar Alphonso chromosome 3, CATAS_Mindica_2.1, whole genome shotgun sequence genomic DNA includes:
- the LOC123212041 gene encoding thioredoxin domain-containing protein PLP3B-like, whose amino-acid sequence MDPDSVKSTLSNLAFGNVMAAAARDYQKEILAQEKAKASASANEEVDLDELMDDPELEKLHADRIAALKKEAEKRQVLQMKGHGEYREVGEGDFLGEVTGSEKVICHFYHKEFYRCKIMDKHLKALAPKHIDTKFIKLDAENAPFFVTKLGVKTLPCVVLFRKGIAVDRLVGFQDLGGKDDFTTKTLEVTLIKKGIISEKKDEVDEEDDYEENRRRTVRSSVDQDSDSD is encoded by the exons ATGGATCCTGATTCAGTGAAATCTACTCTTTCTAACTTGGCGTTTGGGAATGTCATGGCAGCGGCTGCTCGTGACTACCAGAAG GAAATCCTTGCTCAAGAGAAGGCAAAGGCATCGGCTTCTGCCAATGAAGAGGTTGATCTTGATGAGCTGATGGAT GATCCTGAGCTTGAAAAATTGCACGCAGACAGGATTGCTGCTCTCAAG AAAGAAGCTGAGAAACGGCAAGTATTACAAATGAAAGGACATGGAGAATACAGAGAGGTAGGTGAAGGGGATTTCTTGGGTGAAGTCACTGGAAGTGAGAAGGTGATCTGTCACTTCTATCATAAAGAGTTCTACCGCTGCAA GATAATGGATAAGCATTTGAAGGCTCTTGCACCAAAGCATATTGACACAAAGTTTATCAAGCTAGATGCAGAG AATGCACCCTTCTTTGTTACTAAACTTGGAGTGAAAACATTGCCTTGTGTGGTGTTATTCAG AAAAGGTATTGCAGTAGATAGGCTGGTTGGTTTTCAAGATTTGGGAGGAAAAGATGATTTTACCACAAAGACATTAGAGGTTACACTGATAAAGAAAG GTATAATTAGTGAGAAGAAAGATGAAGTCGATGAAGAGGATGACTATGAGGAGAATCGGCGAAGGACTGTGAGATCCTCTGTGGATCAGGACTCAGATTCTGACTGA
- the LOC123210111 gene encoding probable polygalacturonase: MDELWTNLRRTQVFNIIGLLGVLVLLNTNGVESGKKAHNLESFQYPAISCRAHSVSLEDFGGVGDGTTSNTRAFKAAIDHLSQFATDGGSQLYIPPGKWLTGSFNISTSHFTLYLHKDAVLLASQDESEWPIIEPLPSYGRGRDNAEGGRYSSLIFGTNLTDIVITGDNGTIDGQGEPWWTKFRAKELNYTRPYLIEILYSEKLQISGLTLINSPSWNIHPTYCSNVIVQGITILAPVTSPNTDGINPDSCTNTRIEDCYIVSGDDCVAVKSGWDEYGISFGMPTKQLVIRRLTCISPTSAVIALGSEMSGGIEDVRAEDITAIDSESGVRIKTSIGRGGFVKKVYVRRMTLKTMKWVFWMTGNYGNHPDNNYDPKALPVIQNINYRDIVAENVTMAARLEGIPGDTFSDICISNVTIGLTEKPKELQWNCTDIAGIWSDVTPKPCDLLLDQGPEKIKQCKFPENSLPIDNIKIRTCCNKNF, from the exons ATGGATGAATTATGGACAAATCTCAGAAGAACCCAG GTATTTAATATCATCGGATTACTTGGTGTCCTTGTTTTGTTGAACACAAATGGAGTTGAGAGCGGAAAAAAAGCTCATAATTTGGAGTCCTTTCAGTATCCGGCTATAAGTTGCAGAGCTCACAGCGTTTCTTTAGAAGATTTTGGTGGAGTTGGTGATGGAACTACATCAAACACCAGGGCTTTTAAGGCTGCAATAGATCATTTGAGCCAGTTCGCAACGGATGGCGGGTCTCAACTCTATATTCCTCCTGGAAAATGGTTGACCGGAAGCTTCAATATCTCCACCAGCCATTTTACTTTGTATCTTCACAAAGACGCCGTTCTTCTTGCTTCTCAG GATGAGAGTGAATGGCCTATTATTGAACCTTTACCATCATATGGTCGAGGAAGGGATAATGCCGAAGGTGGAAGGTATAGCAGCCTGATTTTTGGAACCAACCTTACTGATATTGTCATAACAG GGGACAATGGAACTATTGATGGTCAGGGTGAGCCCTGGTGGACCAAATTCCGGGCAAAAGAGCTAAACTATACCCGGCCTTACCTCATTGAAATCTTGTACTCAGAGAAGCTTCAGATATCCGGTCTCACTTTGATCAATTCTCCATCTTGGAATATTCATCCTACTTATTGCAG CAATGTCATTGTTCAAGGGATAACAATCCTAGCACCAGTGACATCCCCGAACACTGATGGCATCAATCCAg ATTCTTGCACAAATACCCGAATTGAGGATTGTTACATTGTCTCCGGAGATGATTGTGTAGCAGTTAAAAGTGGTTGGGATGAGTATGGAATTTCATTTGGGATGCCAACCAAGCAGCTTGTTATTAGAAGACTGACATGCATTTCTCCGACCAGTGCAGTGATTGCACTGGGTAGTGAGATGTCCGGCGGGATCGAAGATGTCAGGGCAGAAGACATTACCGCCATTGATTCTGAATCTGGGGTTCGGATCAAAACTTCTATAGGAAGAGGAGGCTTTGTGAAAAAGGTATACGTCCGAAGGATGACTCTGAAAACCATGAAATGGGTATTTTGGATGACAGGCAATTATGGTAATCATCCTGATAATAACTATGATCCTAAAGCACTTCCTGTgatacaaaatatcaattaccGCGACATAGTTGCTGAGAATGTAACAATGGCTGCTAGATTGGAGGGAATTCCTGGAGATACCTTTTCTGATATATGCATATCTAATGTGACCATTGGACTAACAGAGAAGCCGAAGGAACTACAGTGGAACTGTACAGATATTGCAGGAATTTGGAGTGATGTGACTCCTAAACCATGTGACTTGTTGCTGGATCAAGGACCAGAGAAGATCAAACAATGTAAATTTCCAGAAAATAGTTTGCCTATTGATAACATAAAAATCCGTACTTGTTGTAACAAGAACTTTTAA
- the LOC123210712 gene encoding myb-related protein A: MGHHSCCNQQKVKRGLWSPEEDEKLIRYITTHGYGCWSEVPEKAGLQRCGKSCRLRWINYLRPDIRRGRFTPEEEKLIISLHSVVGNRWAHIASHLPGRTDNEIKNYWNSWIKKKIRKPSATQTAMSTPSTATATEHSQITYASNQLEIVNQEVTTRPPVHETLFSSSCPFFMFDPAPLDGVTDNVRGELYHEPASLNREAWNLNQHQVQSLPPSTSFPTGIDAHYLPPLIENIESMVPIDHHQHHQVQSCSMDDEGEIALDCLQRQDLNEWVESHHSNFLFWDNVEGPLGGEDIAPASSNTGTTLSSIKKTNLGIRVYTVWEHYCLYSHSNFLLFAIMIIPEKNRREISKYLFQEGVCYAKKDYNLAKHPEIDVPNLQVIKLMQSFKSKEYVRETFAWMHYYWFLTNEGIEFLRGYLNLPSEIVPATLKKQAKPAGGRPFGGPGDRPRGPPRFEGGERRFGDRDGYRGGPRGPGGDFGDKGGAPADYQPSFRGPGGRPGFGRGSGGFGAGPTSSNLP, translated from the exons ATGGGTCACCACTCTTGCTGCAACCAACAGAAGGTCAAGAGAGGCCTTTGGTCTCCTGAAGAAGATGAGAAGCTCATCAGATACATCACTACTCATGGCTATGGCTGCTGGAGTGAAGTGCCTGAGAAAGCTG GTCTTCAAAGATGTGGCAAGAGTTGCCGCTTAAGATGGATAAATTATTTGAGGCCCGATATCAGAAGAGGGAGGTTTACTCCCGAGGAAGAGAAGTTGATTATTAGCCTTCATAGTGTTGTAGGGAACAG ATGGGCTCATATAGCAAGTCATTTGCCTGGAAGAACAGACAATGAGATAAAGAACTACTGGAATTCATGGATCAAAAAGAAGATAAGAAAACCCTCGGCCACTCAGACTGCCATGTCGACACCCAGCACTGCTACTGCTACTGAGCATTCCCAAATAACTTATGCCTCAAATCAACTAGAAATAGTGAATCAAGAAGTAACAACAAGACCTCCAGTTCATGAAAccctattttcttcttcatgccctttttttatgtttgaccCAGCTCCACTAGATGGGGTTACTGATAATGTACGAGGGGAGCTATATCATGAACCAGCAAGCTTGAATAGGGAAGCATGGAATTTAAACCAGCATCAAGTTCAATCACTTCCACCTTCGACTTCTTTTCCAACTGGCATAGATGCTCATTATTTGCCGCCATTAATAGAGAACATAGAAAGCATGGTGCCCATTGATCatcatcagcatcatcaagtaCAATCTTGTAGCATGGATGATGAAGGAGAGATAGCACTTGATTGCTTACAGAGGCAAGATTTGAATGAATGGGTTGAATCTCACCACTCGAACTTTCTATTCTGGGATAATGTTGAAGGACCACTTGGTGGGGAAGACATTGCACCAGCTTCATCAAATACGGGAACTACATTGTCTTCT attaagaaaacgaACTTGGGAATTAGGGTTTATACTGTCTGGGAGCATTATTGCCTCTACTCTCACAGCAATTTCCTCCTCTTCGCAATCATG ATCATTCCAGAGAAGAACCGTCGTGAGATCTCAAAGTACCTCTTCCAAG AGGGTGTATGCTATGCAAAGAAGGACTACAATTTGGCAAAGCACCCGGAAATCGATGTCCCGAATCTGCAGGTGATTAAGTTGATGCAGAGCTTTAAGTCAAAGGAGTATGTTCGTGAGACTTTTGCTTGGATGCATTACTACTGGTTCCTTACTAATGAAGGCATAGAGTTCCTCAGAGGTTACCTCAATCTTCCTTCTGAAATTGTCCCTGCCACATTGAAGAAGCAGGCCAAGCCTGCTGGTGGTAGGCCCTTTGGCGGTCCTGGTGATCGTCCacg TGGTCCACCTCGCTTTGAGGGAGGAGAGCGGAGGTTTGGTGATAGAGATGGCTACCGTGGAGGTCCCCGTGGACCAGGTGGTGATTTTGGTGACAAGGGTGGAGCCCCTGCTGACTACCAGCCATCTTTCAGG GGTCCTGGTGGTAGACCTGGCTTTGGTCGTGGCAGTGGTGGATTTGGTGCAGGGCCAACAAGCTCAAATCTGCCTTGA
- the LOC123212042 gene encoding mitogen-activated protein kinase homolog MMK2-like, with product MAATAKESSSGGETSNIKGVLTHGGRYVQYNVYGNLFEVSSKYTPPIRPIGRGANGIVCAAVNSETHEEVAIKKIGNAFDNRIDAKRTLREIKLLRHMSHKNVIAIKDIIRPPKKDTFNDVYIVYELMDTDLHQIIRSDQPLTDDHCQYFLYQLLRGLKYVHSASVLHRDLKPSNLLLNGNCDLKIGDFGLARTTSETDFMTEYVVTRWYRAPELLLNCTEYTAAIDIWSVGCILGEIMTREPLFPGKDYVHQLKLITELIGSPDDASLGFLRSDNARRYVRQLPQCRKQNFSTRFPNNSVGAVDLLEKMLVFDPNKRITVDEALSHPYLSSLHEINDEPVCPSPFNFDFEHSSCTEDHIKELIWRESMKFNPDPTY from the exons ATGGCCGCAACTGCGAAAGAGTCCAGCTCTGGTGGCGAAACTAGCAATATTAAAGGAGTTCTCACACATGGCGGTCGTTATGTGCAGTACAACGTCTATGGTAACTTGTTTGAGGTCTCTAGCAAGTATACCCCTCCCATTAGACCCATCGGTCGAGGTGCTAATGGCATTGTTTG TGCTGCTGTAAATTCAGAGACTCACGAGGAGGTTGCCATTAAGAAGATTGGTAATGCATTTGACAACCGAATAGATGCCAAAAGGACGTTGAGAGAAATTAAGCTTCTTCGTCACATGAGCCATAAAAAC GTCATTGCTATCAAGGATATCATACGGCCCCCCAAAAAGGATACTTTCAATGATGTTTACATTGTTTATGAATTAATGGACACTGATCTTCATCAGATAATTCGTTCTGACCAACCACTAACAGATGATCATTGTCAG TACTTCTTATATCAGCTGTTACGAGGATTGAAATATGTACACTCAGCCAGTGTCCTGCACCGTGATCTTAAGCCAAGCAACTTGCTTCTCAATGGCAATTGTGACCTTAAAATTGGAGACTTTGGGTTGGCAaggacgacatctgaaacagaTTTTATGACTGAGTATGTTGTCACTCGTTGGTACCGAGCACCAGAGTTGCTCCTCAATTGTACAGAGTACACTGCTGCAATTGATATATGGTCTGTTGGTTGCATACTTGGTGAAATAATGACCAGAGAACCTTTGTTTCCTGGGAAAGATTATGTGCATCAGCTCAAACTTATCACTGAG TTAATAGGCTCACCTGATGACGCCAGCCTTGGATTTCTCCGAAGTGATAATGCCCGAAGATATGTTAGACAGCTTCCTCAGTGCAGGAAGCAAAATTTCTCAACTAGATTTCCCAATAATTCTGTGGGGGCTGTTGATCTGCTAGAGAAAATGCTGGTCTTTGATCCCAACAAACGAATTACAG TTGATGAAGCACTTAGTCACCCATATTTGTCATCTCTTCATGAAATCAATGATGAGCCTGTCTGCCCCAGTCCTTTCAACTTTGATTTTGAGCATTCATCATGTACTGAGGATCACATCAAGGAGCTCATATGGAGGGAATCAATGAAGTTCAACCCAGACCCAACTTATTAG